In a single window of the Porites lutea chromosome 14, jaPorLute2.1, whole genome shotgun sequence genome:
- the LOC140924850 gene encoding BTB and MATH domain-containing protein 36-like yields MTQAFASAFPTDFLEPWKLSDLVLVVEDQKFHVHRGILAFWSPVFEKMFTSEFKEKNKDEIPLPGKKAREIQTLLLMMYPSVEEKQVTKANCYFLFELAHEYQIESIARKCEALMASMVKKRMEYDVLAMLVYGQKYELKTLISTCIYEARRLTLMQLKRHRRRLEIEPDNYMQIAEGIIQRLETQCKEVREGSLKNLERVSESLCLHVESKSRGWSGDLKTTNERLDYVLSDSDKNHVKCTCLSLKSVAEELIAQKKTIETLP; encoded by the coding sequence ATGACGCAAGCTTTCGCCTCAGCTTTCCCAACTGATTTCCTAGAACCATGGAAGTTAAGCGATTTGGTGCTTGTTGTTGAAGATCAGAAATTTCATGTTCATCGAGGTATTCTCGCATTTTGGTCGCCCGTGTTTGAAAAGATGTTCACTTCAGAATTCAAGGAGAAGAATAAAGATGAAATCCCTCTTCCAGGGAAGAAAGCAAGAGAAATCCAAACCTTGCTACTTATGATGTATCCTTCTGTGGAGGAGAAACAAGTAACAAAGGCAAATTGTTACTTCTTGTTTGAACTTGCTCATGAATATCAAATAGAGTCTATTGCTCGGAAGTGTGAGGCGTTAATGGCTTCTATGGTCAAAAAACGAATGGAGTATGATGTTCTTGCTATGCTCGTCTATGGACAAAAGTACGAGCTAAAAACTCTGATATCGACGTGTATATATGAAGCAAGACGCTTGACATTGATGCAATTAAAGAGGCATAGAAGGCGTCTCGAGATCGAGCCAGACAACTATATGCAGATTGCCGAGGGAATTATCCAGCGACTCGAGACACAGTGTAAGGAGGTGAGAGAAGGGAGTCTGAAAAATCTGGAGCGTGTTAGCGAGAGCCTGTGCTTGCACGTTGAAAGTAAAAGTAGGGGCTGGTCCGGAGATCTAAAAACCACTAATGAGCGATTAGACTATGTACTGAGTGACAGTGATAAAAACCACGTTAAATGTACATGTTTGAGCCTTAAAAGTGTTGCCGAAGAGTTAATAGCTCAAAAGAAAACGATAGAGACCCTACCTTGA